One genomic segment of Epinephelus fuscoguttatus linkage group LG19, E.fuscoguttatus.final_Chr_v1 includes these proteins:
- the si:busm1-163l24.3 gene encoding uncharacterized protein si:busm1-163l24.3 — protein sequence MAEPGRIVRVSGLPTDIEDERLKDKLFIHFLRTKNGGGEIDSVTIVKATPVSALITFEDSGVAQSVIQHRRHILEVDGKKYKVTVTEHRETLDPDKVILSLSATVDLSQLPGGLTALASLHKSHPDIQMSCGATEELCTLHGAYSKVQAALAQLFSRPGPGGSQPEENSGQPATNGSKSPPVAQEPLTQESEDQSRKPKKQREQREKVTTDRPSNEYNSSSYRDLTPGGYGWEDTGQAEGATLQLREHPTTSEEDFSIIVDADMFQYLQKHCRKEYQHILHQYGVDVVDMTNQGLTTLFLQVAPGVGEGGRDQECLKLARKAISRLYEENETKIRRDQLPKRILSLRGGLQRAMENLSVRLPKLLLNEDEKNIYIIGSSSDVSEAKQLLLLDQSELRSKKEDVASLLRYPSYDSGASTHADEQRVPLTMSSSVDSPDDQLLRSDEDDRRAEGARRYKLAARFKDSGLAALGSRPTDFTLRGLSSPSRQTRLGPMLGHDVLSETAGIAGESVSRALAQNTGGDILFKGGDALPSTASCPSKTSSSSHFPDTRLKSLISPLSTTQSSLSGSTPLPPAGSGSTLKRASSFSGMPQQKAQVTSKKSQDDSSNSTVRARVRSSSFSNRTERDKREVYNAEIMVSAVKWKHIKEAYSTRVDDLTSDVQMKESCPDSAGNLTITLRAANSSKVSSCQLGLQRLVGSVSADFSVHQLHLSELHITDAADETLQACLSDVHSRFKKVTIHIFKKSLYLLGPEALCSKVGAALREVFSGDLAEIPEQQDFSGHTTSNQNPSTFLQINEDQSTSLNCHSNPQVMLESQTGTADGTDSSQERRTNQRSDFGETELVNGATSQPLLRKDPVIKEKMKIVGKVEMDGQKTETTVNHPKAGNDTSTNHVNDVGLTTTTTPTDKDAALHRKERTIPSTQKDSVQQRQSQIQVTPEESRSGQGGPECICECGESKMLMKAKCGATMCSKCLDTVHIHCRICHEMEPMKPGIKGKMSHCKLHNINLPGQKRDSAIKITYLIPDGIQGEDHPSPGKPFRGGVFESFFPDSERTRKLLPRLEKAFKQGLTFTVTGKGTGASVTWDCIPHKTSLQGGKTGNGYPDSTYLTRLSEVLTSKGIEEPPAKS from the exons ATGGCAGAACCGGGCAGGATTGTGAGGGTGAGTGGTCTGCCCACAGACATTGAGGATGAGAGGCTGAAAGACAAGCTATTTATCCACTTCCTGAGAACCAAGAATGGAGGAGGGGAAATAGACTCTGTCACCATTGTCAAGGCAACGCCCGTCTCTGCCCTCATCACCTTCGAGGACAGTGGAG TGGCACAGAGTGTTATTCAACACAGGCGGCACATTCTGGAAGTGGATGGGAAGAAGTATAAAGTCACTGTAACTGAGCACCGTGAAACCCTGGACCCAGACAAG GTCATCTTAAGTTTATCAGCAACTGTTGACCTCAGCCAGCTTCCAGGGGGATTAACGGCACTGGCAAGCCTTCATAAGAGCCACCCTGATATCCAGATGAGTTGCGGTGCTACTGAGGAGTTGTGCACATTGCATGGCGCTTATTCCAAAGTCCAGGCTGCTTTGGCACAACTGTTTAGCCGTCCTGGACCTGGAGGCTCACAACCAGAAGAAAACTCCGGTCAACCTGCCACCAACGGCTCCAAGTCTCCTCCAGTGGCACAGGAGCCTCTTACTCAGGAGTCAGAGGATCAGAGCAGGAAACCTAAGAAACAAAGAGAACAACGAGAGAAAGTTACCACTGACCGGCCCTCTAATGAGTACAACTCCAGCTCATATAGAGACCTGACACCTGGTGGTTATGGCTGGGAAGATACTGGCCAGGCAGAGGGTGCAACTCTGCAACTTCGCGAGCATCCTACCACATCAGAAGAGGACTTCTCAATAATTGTGGATGCAGACATGTTCCAGTAtctgcagaaacactgcagGAAGGAATACCAGCATATCCTGCATCAGTATGGCGTTGATGTGGTGGATATGACAAATCAGGGGTTGACTACTCTGTTTTTGCAGGTAGCACCAGGAGTAGGGGAGGGTGGTCGAGATCAGGAGTGCCTGAAGTTGGCAAGAAAGGCAATAAGTAGGCTTTATGAGGAGAATGAGACCAAGATCCGTCGAGACCAGCTCCCCAAGAGAATCCTGTCCCTCAGGGGGGGACTGCAAAGGGCGATGGAGAACTTAAGTGTCAGATTACCCAAGCTTCTTCTGAATGAAGAtgagaaaaatatttacattattgGGAGCAGTAGTGATGTGTCTGAGGCCAAACAGTTACTTCTCTTGGACCAAAGTGAATTGAGGAGTAAAAAAGAGGATGTAGCCAGTCTTCTTCGATATCCTTCATACGATTCAGGTGCATCAACTCATGCTGATGAGCAGAGAGTCCCCCTCACCATGTCGTCCAGTGTAGATTCTCCAGATGATCAGCTGCTGAGGTCAGACGAGGATGACAGGAGAGCTGAAGGGGCCAGAAGGTATAAACTAGCTGCTCGTTTTAAGGATTCAGGGCTGGCTGCATTAGGCAGTCGACCAACTGACTTCACCTTACGAGGGCTCTCATCTCCCAGCAGACAAACACGCCTCGGGCCAATGTTAGGGCATGACGTACTGTCAGAAACAGCAGGGATTGCTGGGGAAAGTGTCTCCAGAGCATTAGCCCAAAACACTGGAGGGGACATCTTGTTTAAGGGTGGAGATGCATTGCCTTCAACTGCTTCTTGCCCGAGTAAAACCTCATCCAGCTCACATTTTCCTGATACTCGACTCAAGAGTTTAATATCTCCCCTTAGCACAACTCAGTCCAGTTTGTCAGGAAGTACTCCGCTCCCACCTGCAGGATCTGGATCCACCTTGAAGCGAGCCAGTAGTTTCTCAGGGATGCCTCAGCAGAAGGCCCAAGTCACAAGTAAGAAGAGTCAAGACGACTCCAGCAATTCCACAGTCAGAGCCAGGGTAAGGTCCTCTAGCTTCAGTAACCGGACAGAGAGGGACAAGCGGGAAGTCTATAATGCAGAGATTATGGTTTCCGCTGTGAAGTGGAAGCACATCAAAGAAGCCTACAGCACCCGAGTGGACGACCTGACTTCTGATGTCCAGATGAAAGAGAGCTGCCCGGATAGTGCTGGCAATCTGACCATCACCTTAAGAGCGGCAAACTCATCCAAAGTGAGTTCATGTCAGTTAGGTCTCCAGAGGCTGGTTGGTTCAGTTAGTGCAGACTTCTCTGTGCACCAGCTACACTTGTCAGAGCTGCACATCACTGACGCAGCAGATGAAACCTTACAGGCTTGTCTCTCTGATGTGCATAGTCGCTTCAAGAAGGTTACcatacacatttttaaaaagagctTGTATCTTCTTGGTCCTGAAGCCTTGTGTTCTAAAGTTGGTGCTGCACTGCGGGAGGTATTTTCTGGAGATTTAGCCGAAATACCTGAACAACAGGACTTCTCTGGCCACACTACCTCCAATCAAAATCCATCcacatttttacaaataaacGAGGACCAAAGTACTAGTCTGAACTGTCACAGCAATCCTCAGGTGATGCTAGAGAGTCAAACAGGCACAGCTGATGGGACTGATAGCAGTCAGGAAAGGAGAACAAACCAGAGAAGTGACTTTGGCGAGACAGAGCTTGTGAATGGAGCTACCAGCCAACCCTTACTAAGGAAAGACCCAGTCattaaagagaaaatgaaaattgtAGGTAAAGTGGAGATGGATGGACAGAAGACTGAGACAACTGTCAATCACCCGAAAGCGGGAAATGATACAAGCACAAATCATGTCAATGATGTCggcttaacaacaacaacaacccctACAGATAAAGATGCGGCCCTTCATAGGAAAGAGAGAACCATTCCTTCTACCCAAAAGGACAGTGTGCAGCAAAGACAATCACAGATCCAGGTCACCCCAGAGGAGTCCAGATCAGGTCAGGGAGGCCCTGAGTGCATCTGTGAGTGTGGGGAAAGCAAGATGTTGATGAAAGCCAAGTGTGGTGCTACCATGTGCTCAAAGTGCCTGGACACTGTACATATCCACTGCAGAATTTGTCATGAGATGGAGCCAATGAAACCGGGCATTAAGGGCAAAATGAGCCACTGTAAACTCCATAACATCAACCTACCAGGTCAGAAAAGAGACTCTGCCATCAAGATCACTTACCTCATACCTGATGGAATCCAAGGG GAGGATCACCCTTCCCCAGGAAAACCATTTCGTGGAGGCGTGTTTGAATCCTTCTTCCCCGACAGCGAGAGGACGAGGAAGCTGTTGCCCAGGCTGGAAAAAGCCTTCAAACAGGGACTCACCTTCACAGTGACAGGCAAAGGCACAGGGGCCAGTGTCACCTGGGACTGCATCCCACATAAGACCAGCTTACAGGGCGGCAAAACAGG GAACGGTTACCCAGATTCCACTTATCTGACTCGCTTGTCTGAGGTCTTGACTTCCAAGGGGATTGAGGAGCCACCAGCCAAGTCCTAG
- the phb gene encoding prohibitin: MAKLFESIGKLGLALAIGGGVVNSALFNVDAGHRAVIFDRFRGVQDAVVGEGTHFLIPWVQKPIIFDCRSRPRNVPVITGSKDLQNVNITLRILFRPVTTQLPRIFTSIGEDYDERVLPSITTEVLKAVVARFDAGELITQRELVSRQVSEDLTERANTFGLILDDVSLTHLTFGKEFTEAVEMKQVAQQEAERARFIVEKAEQQKQAAIISAEGDSQAALLIANSLMEAGDGLVELRKLEAAEDIAFQLSRSRNVTYLPSGQGTLLQLPQ; this comes from the exons ATGGCCAAGCTGTTCGAGTCTATTGGGAAGTTGGGGCTGGCCCTCGCCATTGGTGGAGGTGTTGTGAACTCTGCCCTTTTCAATG TTGATGCAGGGCACCGGGCTGTGATATTTGACAGGTTCAGAGGAGTGCAAGATGCTGTTGTTGGTGAAGGGACCCACTTCCTTATTCCTTGGGTTCAGAAACCTATCATCTTTGACTGTCGCTCCCGTCCACGCAACGTGCCTGTCATCACAGGCAGCAAAG ATCTGCAGAATGTAAACATCACACTGCGTATCCTCTTCCGGCCGGTGACCACCCAGCTGCCACGCATCTTCACCAGTATCGGTGAGGACTATGATGAGAGGGTGCTCCCATCTATTACCACAGAGGTCTTAAAGGCTGTAGTG gCCCGATTTGATGCAGGCGAGCTCATCACCCAGAGAGAGCTTGTGTCTCGGCAGGTCAGTGAGGACCTCACAGAAAGAGCCAACACCTTCGGCCTTATCCTGGATGATGTTTCACTG ACACACTTGACCTTTGGCAAGGAATTCACAGAGGCTGTGGAGATGAAGCAGGTGGCCCAGCAGGAGGCTGAGAGAGCCCGTTTCATTGTAGAAAAG GCAGAGCAACAGAAGCAAGCTGCCATCATCTCAGCAGAGGGAGATTCCCAGGCTGCCTTGCTCATCGCCAACTCCCTGATGGAGGCTGGCGATGGTCTGGTAGAGCTGCGTAAGTTGGAGGCAGCTGAGGACATCGCTTTCCAGCTCTCCCGCTCCCGCAACGTCACGTACCTGCCGTCAGGACAGGGCACATTGCTCCAGCTACCCCAGTGA